From the genome of Atribacterota bacterium:
GGAAGATGCATCCCCGGTTAACTATGTAATAGAGGGCATAACACCCCCACCAATTTTATTATTAGTTGCAGGTGACCGTGGAGTATCAGAAACTGTCAACCAGAATTTTTATAAATTATTACAGTATTATGGGTATGATGCAAACATCTTTTACTTTTCCGATGAAGATCATGTTTCTATTGATTATGGTCTCGGTAAAGACGATGACCCAGTTTTCCCCATTCTGCTAAATTGGATAAATGGCTTATTAAAATAACATCAATAAAAATATTTTTTCTATTGATGTTATTACTGTATTTTAGTATAATTTATTCACCAATGAATCAGTTATCACTCAAAATAAAAAATTACAACAAACTATGTTTTTTCTATTTAGTAATTTAAAAAGATTCAGAAAGACATTATTTATGTTTTTAAAATATTATCTTACTACAAGTGTAAATTATATTGATTTGCATTTTTATATTAACCAAACATCCGCATCTACATCTATATTAATAAATAACTATAAAAATTACTTTATTTAATCTGTTAAACTTATTATTTTATTTTACTGTTAAATATAATTCAATTTAGAAAAGAGGTGAGAAAACACTAAAACTAAGAATTTATTGGTTTAAATAAAAAAAATGGAGTTTTGAAAGGAGTATTATATGTCTTTAGTTTTAAGAAGAATAAGTTTTGTTTTTTTTACAGCAGTATTGATATTATTTAGCTGCTTTACTTTTTCCTCTGCTCAACAGGATGCTGAATGTATTGATTGTTTAGGTTGTACTTCATTCCTGGTTGGTAAAGATGCATCATTAGATGGTTCAACCATGACTGTCCATCCCTGTGATTGTGGTACTTGTGATTTTACCTTTAGAACGGTTCCTGCTGCTGACCATGAGCCCGGAGATACCAGGAAAATTTACGCTATCTCTCAATATGAAACATGGGATCCTGAAGTTGGCTTAAAATGGGATGTGGTACTGGAAGAGAAATTCACAGGTGTAGAGATACCTCAACCGCCTCACACTTATGCTTACATTCATGGCATGTTTGGTTATATTAATGAACATCAGCTGGCTATGGGAGAATCAACAGTAGGCTGTCACAGAGAAATGCAAAGCCCCAATGCTGTGATGAATTTAACTGAATTAACCCGTATTGCTATGGAAAGATGTAAAACTGCCCGGGAAGCCATTCAGTTAATGGGAGAATTAGGAGAAAAATATGGTTATGGATTAGATGGTGGTGAACAATTATCTATTGCTGATCCTTACGAAGCATGGCACTTTGAAATTATGCCGGTTGGTCCGCTATGGACTCCTGATAGTGGAAAACCTGGAGCAATCTGGTGTGCTCAACGCATTCCTGATGATCATATTTCTGTCACTCCAAATGAATCCAGAATAGGAGAGATTGATTTAGAAAATACCGAATACTTTATGGCATCATCCAATGTAATTTCTTATGCTGTGGACAATGGATATTATGATCCGGAAAGCGGAGAACCATTCAGCTGGAAAAAAGCTTATTCTCCATGGGGTAAAAGCTATATTAATCCCAGAACCTGGGGTGCTTACCATTTCCTGGCTCCTTCCTTAAATCTTGACCCGATGACACCGAATGATGAATTACCATTCTCGATTAAACCGGATAAAAAGGTTTCAGTTAAAGATATTATGGAAGTTTCAAGATACCATTATGAAGGAACAATCTTTGATATGACAGAAGGTTTGGCAGCCGGGCCATTTGGTAATCCTAACCGTTGGAGACCATTAAATTGGGAAGTTGATGGAGAAAGATACAGCTGGGTAAGACCAATAGGTACACAGCAGGCAGAATATGTCACTATTACACAATCCAGAAGCTGGTTGCCTGATCCAATAGGCGGAATTGTCTGGATAGGTCTTGGTACCACCGATACCACATGCTTTATACCTTTCTATGCTGGTATTAATGAAATTCCTTATTCTTTCCAGATTGGAGACCATTGGACATTTAACAGGGATGCTGCTCGCTGGGCTTTTGACTATGCTGATTTCCACACACAAGTTAAATATTCTTATGCGATAAAGGATGTAAAAGAAGCTCAATATGAATATGAAGATGGAGCTATAGCTGAAATTCCTAAAATCGATATGGAAGCCTATGATCTTTATAAAGAAGATCCGGAAAAGGCAAAAGAATTTTTAACTGATTATTGTACTCAAAATGCCGAGAAAGTCATTAATGCATGGTGGGATTTAGGAGATAAATTGCTTGTTAAGTACAACATAGGTTTTGTATATACATCAGAAGACAGACAAAGAAAACAGGTTGGATATCCTGAATGGTGGCTAAAAGCAGTAGTTGAATATGATAATAGACAAACAGTTGAAGAATTTTATAATATTGAGAAATAGTTTATTAATTT
Proteins encoded in this window:
- a CDS encoding C69 family dipeptidase, translated to MSLVLRRISFVFFTAVLILFSCFTFSSAQQDAECIDCLGCTSFLVGKDASLDGSTMTVHPCDCGTCDFTFRTVPAADHEPGDTRKIYAISQYETWDPEVGLKWDVVLEEKFTGVEIPQPPHTYAYIHGMFGYINEHQLAMGESTVGCHREMQSPNAVMNLTELTRIAMERCKTAREAIQLMGELGEKYGYGLDGGEQLSIADPYEAWHFEIMPVGPLWTPDSGKPGAIWCAQRIPDDHISVTPNESRIGEIDLENTEYFMASSNVISYAVDNGYYDPESGEPFSWKKAYSPWGKSYINPRTWGAYHFLAPSLNLDPMTPNDELPFSIKPDKKVSVKDIMEVSRYHYEGTIFDMTEGLAAGPFGNPNRWRPLNWEVDGERYSWVRPIGTQQAEYVTITQSRSWLPDPIGGIVWIGLGTTDTTCFIPFYAGINEIPYSFQIGDHWTFNRDAARWAFDYADFHTQVKYSYAIKDVKEAQYEYEDGAIAEIPKIDMEAYDLYKEDPEKAKEFLTDYCTQNAEKVINAWWDLGDKLLVKYNIGFVYTSEDRQRKQVGYPEWWLKAVVEYDNRQTVEEFYNIEK